The following proteins are encoded in a genomic region of Musa acuminata AAA Group cultivar baxijiao chromosome BXJ2-11, Cavendish_Baxijiao_AAA, whole genome shotgun sequence:
- the LOC135627478 gene encoding flavanone 3-dioxygenase 2-like gives MADQLLSTVTYHETLPENYVRPESQRPRLTQVISDANIPIIDLGSPDKSRIISQIGKACQSYGFFQVVNHGIDTELMVKMMAISLEFFRLPPEEKAKLYSDDPAKKMRLSTSFNVRKEAVHNWRDYLRLHCYPLEEYVPGWPSNPSSFKEVVSTYCKEVRRLGFRLLGALSLSLGLEEEYIERVLGQQEQHMAINYYPRCPEPELTYGLPAHTDPNALTILLQQPNVAGLQVLKDGKWIAVEPRPNAFVINIGDQLQALSNARFKSVWHRAVVNSDTERMSVASFLCPCNTAIISPPEKLLAEGSPAVYRSYTYDEYYNKFWSRNLDDEHCLELFKGEKSQSGGLSGPCKSST, from the exons ATGGCGGATCAGCTTCTCTCCACCGTAACTTACCACGAGACCCTTCCGGAGAACTACGTAAGGCCAGAGTCTCAAAGACCTCGTCTCACACAGGTCATCAGCGACGCAAACATCCCCATCATCGATCTCGGTTCACCGGATAAGTCCCGAATCATCTCCCAGATAGGGAAAGCCTGCCAATCCTATGGCTTCTTCCAG GTTGTGAACCATGGAATCGATACTGAATTGATGGTGAAGATGATGGCTATTAGTCTGGAATTCTTCCGTCTACCTCCCGAGGAGAAGGCGAAGCTCTACTCCGATGACCCGGCCAAGAAAATGAGGCTCTCCACGAGCTTTAATGTCAGAAAGGAGGCGGTACACAACTGGAGGGACTACCTCCGGCTTCACTGCTATCCTCTGGAGGAGTACGTTCCCGGCTGGCCTTCTAATCCctcttcattcaa GGAAGTGGTGAGCACCTACTGTAAGGAAGTTCGTCGACTGGGATTCCGGCTCCTTGGAGCATTATCATTGAGCTTAGGTTTGGAGGAGGAGTACATCGAACGGGTGCTGGGACAGCAGGAGCAGCATATGGCCATCAACTACTACCCAAGGTGCCCGGAACCGGAGCTCACATATGGCCTGCCCGCACACACTGATCCAAATGCCCTCACCATTCTTCTCCAGCAGCCCAACGTGGCTGGCTTGCAGGTTCTCAAGGACGGCAAATGGATCGCAGTGGAACCCAGACCGAATGCGTTTGTGATCAACATCGGTGACCAACTACAG GCATTAAGCAACGCCAGATTCAAGAGCGTTTGGCACCGAGCTGTAGTCAACTCGGACACCGAAAGGATGTCTGTGGCGTCCTTCCTCTGTCCATGCAACACCGCGATCATTAGCCCTCCGGAGAAGCTCCTTGCCGAGGGATCACCAGCAGTCTACAGGAGCTACACATACGACGAGTACTACAACAAGTTTTGGAGCAGAAACCTGGATGACGAACATTGCTTGGAGCTTTTCAAAGGGGAGAAGAGCCAATCGGGTGGACTGAGCGGCCCCTGCAAAAGCTCGACATGA
- the LOC135626270 gene encoding uncharacterized protein LOC135626270: MQLQLEAEPSIFHLEISIPSLVCALSVFIDKPKEKRRELKVKRQQPERETILNAIAVERSSAFPSNLLMGLRLTPHLLFLLVISLSSPSHQLQDPALIDRIVRDSAFRSYLTDHRKTAVVYNVSLPPSVSGATVETVRYRTSSLRRHGASVNEFHVAPGVVVHPHSKRLILVIQNLGNLSSVYGSYRNISRFQLVSPVLGLLFYRAASIRNSSIPPELEILVTKRPITVDFSGLGQSTKGQRVLCALFELDGKLSLSNVTRSNACSARSQGHFALVVETIDNAGGGEEMKLSGWKVVVVSVAAGAFSAVLLGLIVVAMVTAKWKRLRTADMERRAYEEEALQISMVGHVRAPTAAMVRTTPRLENEDAPSW; this comes from the coding sequence ATGCAACTGCAACTGGAAGCAGAACCCTCGATCTTCCATTTGGAGATCTCCATTCCGTCCTTGGTCTGCGCCTTGTCGGTCTTTATCGACAAACCAAAGGAAAAGAGACGAGAACTGAAGGTAAAAAGGCAACAGCCAGAAAGAGAGACGATTCTCAATGCTATTGCGGTGGAGAGGAGCAGTGCTTTTCCTAGCAACCTATTGATGGGTCTTCGCTTGACGCCtcacctcctcttccttctcgtcATCAGTCTCTCGTCTCCTTCGCACCAACTCCAGGACCCTGCCCTCATCGACCGGATAGTGAGAGACTCAGCCTTCCGGTCCTATCTCACCGACCACCGCAAGACGGCCGTCGTCTACAATGTCTCACTCCCTCCCAGCGTCTCCGGGGCGACCGTGGAGACTGTGCGGTATCGGACTAGTAGCTTGAGGCGTCACGGCGCCTCGGTCAATGAGTTCCATGTCGCGCCAGGCGTCGTCGTTCATCCCCACTCTAAGAGGCTCATCCTGGTGATTCAGAACCTGGGCAACCTCTCTTCCGTGTACGGCAGCTACAGGAACATATCGAGGTTTCAACTGGTCTCTCCGGTGCTGGGCCTTCTATTCTACAGAGCAGCGAGCATTCGCAATTCTTCGATTCCACCTGAGCTGGAGATCTTGGTGACGAAGAGACCCATCACAGTAGATTTTTCGGGATTGGGGCAGAGCACCAAGGGACAGCGAGTGCTCTGCGCGCTGTTCGAGTTGGACGGCAAACTGAGCCTATCGAACGTGACCCGCAGCAATGCATGTAGTGCGCGAAGTCAGGGCCACTTTGCCCTGGTAGTCGAGACCATTGACAATGCCGGTGGTGGAGAGGAGATGAAGCTGAGCGGATGGAAGGTAGTCGTGGTCAGCGTTGCTGCGGGTGCCTTCAGCGCAGTGCTCTTAGGACTAATCGTGGTGGCCATGGTGACGGCGAAGTGGAAGAGGTTGCGGACTGCGGACATGGAGAGAAGAGCGTACGAGGAGGAGGCACTGCAGATCTCCATGGTGGGTCACGTCAGGGCACCTACAGCGGCGATGGTTCGGACCACCCCACGTCTGGAGAACGAAGATGCGCCATCTTGGTGA